A single Sphingomonas kaistensis DNA region contains:
- a CDS encoding DoxX family protein, which produces MNLDQHAPKGLALLRIMSGLLFLAHGTQKLLSFPGGERAGSGLAFDNPGAFAGVIELICGVLITLGLFTRPAAFLASGTMAAAYFIAHAPQNFFPVNNGGDAAILYCFVFLYLAIAGPGAWSVDASRRRA; this is translated from the coding sequence GTGAATCTCGACCAACACGCGCCCAAGGGGCTCGCCTTGCTGCGGATCATGAGCGGCCTTCTGTTTCTGGCTCACGGCACGCAGAAACTGCTGTCTTTTCCGGGCGGTGAGCGGGCCGGCAGCGGCCTCGCATTCGACAATCCGGGCGCCTTCGCCGGAGTGATCGAGCTGATCTGCGGTGTGCTGATCACCCTTGGCCTGTTCACCCGGCCGGCGGCGTTCCTCGCCTCCGGAACCATGGCCGCCGCTTATTTCATCGCCCACGCGCCGCAGAATTTCTTTCCGGTCAACAACGGCGGCGACGCGGCGATCCTGTACTGCTTCGTCTTCCTGTATCTGGCGATCGCCGGGCCCGGCGCATGGAGCGTCGACGCAAGTCGCCGGCGCGCATGA
- a CDS encoding deoxyguanosinetriphosphate triphosphohydrolase yields the protein MTLPSGIAARPAESRGRLHSEPDSGPRGPRDAFQRDRDRIVHSIAFRRLRHKTQVFVAPDGDHYRVRLTHSLEVAQIGRTIARALGLNEDLTEALCLAHDLGHPPFGHAGEDALDEALGFAGGFDHNGHTLRLLCELETPYPDFDGLNLTFETLEGLAKHNGPVAVPKWALAEMAEQIGLDLASHASLEAQVAAIADDIAYDNHDIDDGLRAGVLPLDALLELPLVARHWDAIGKRWPDLSLDRKIKALVRDQIGTMVGDLLAETRRRVAETGVETLADVRAAGRPLAGFSDALATEERALKKCLYANLYNAPALQPVRVEAQRVVGNLAAAYLADPRLLPDAWHRGDDADPVTVARNVGDYLAGMTDPFAISRHEALIGPVELPEKF from the coding sequence GTGACCTTGCCGAGCGGGATCGCCGCACGCCCGGCCGAAAGTCGTGGGCGGCTTCATTCCGAGCCCGACAGCGGCCCGCGAGGACCCCGCGACGCCTTTCAGCGCGATCGCGACCGGATCGTCCATTCGATCGCCTTTCGCCGCCTGCGCCACAAGACGCAGGTGTTCGTCGCGCCCGACGGCGACCATTACCGCGTCCGCCTGACCCACAGTCTCGAAGTCGCGCAGATCGGCCGCACCATCGCCCGCGCGCTCGGCCTCAACGAGGATCTGACCGAAGCGCTGTGCCTCGCCCACGACCTCGGCCATCCGCCCTTCGGCCATGCCGGCGAGGATGCGCTGGACGAGGCGCTCGGCTTTGCCGGCGGGTTCGATCACAACGGCCACACGCTGCGCCTGCTGTGCGAGCTCGAAACGCCCTATCCCGATTTCGACGGCCTCAACCTCACCTTCGAGACGCTGGAGGGCCTCGCCAAGCACAACGGTCCGGTGGCGGTGCCGAAATGGGCGCTGGCGGAGATGGCGGAGCAGATTGGCCTCGATCTTGCCAGCCACGCCAGCCTCGAAGCGCAGGTGGCGGCGATCGCCGACGACATCGCCTACGACAATCACGACATCGACGACGGCCTGCGCGCGGGGGTGCTTCCGCTCGACGCCTTGCTCGAACTGCCGCTGGTCGCGCGGCACTGGGACGCGATCGGCAAGCGCTGGCCCGACCTCTCGCTCGACCGCAAGATCAAGGCGCTGGTGCGCGACCAGATCGGGACAATGGTCGGCGACTTGCTGGCCGAAACCCGGCGGCGTGTGGCGGAGACAGGGGTCGAGACACTTGCCGACGTGCGTGCCGCCGGGCGGCCGCTGGCGGGCTTCTCCGACGCGCTCGCCACCGAGGAACGCGCGCTCAAGAAGTGCCTCTACGCCAACCTCTACAATGCGCCCGCGCTGCAGCCGGTCCGGGTCGAAGCCCAGCGCGTCGTCGGCAATCTTGCCGCCGCCTATCTCGCCGACCCGCGCCTGCTGCCCGACGCCTGGCATCGTGGCGACGATGCCGATCCGGTCACGGTAGCGCGGAACGTCGGCGATTATCTTGCCGGGATGACCGATCCCTTCGCCATCAGCCGCCACGAAGCGCTGATCGGCCCGGTCGAATTGCCGGAGAAATTCTGA
- a CDS encoding SPOR domain-containing protein produces MTRFSVALAAAVLLPAGASAQYIGGRPPEPPPAPVAGANETPEAALARNIRLIAINPRNYDAQLAAGRAALRLGDPQAAIGFFGRAEEINANHWAPKAGQGSAMAQMGEAQAALGLFEQAQALGATQTLIALDRGLAFDLLGMQPQAQNDYRAVIAGPDQAEARRRLALSLAISGRKAEALAALDPLLAQRDAGARRARAFILALGGDVDGARAAIALMLPGTSSGFDPFLRRLPTLNPGQKAAAVHLGIMPAEGAALAALQATEPAPAPAPAPVAPVRTARARTVVAKPAPEPLKVVEATPAAATSDGDRLASIETTLTRLPPPPPAPKPIVERTPARRTTTPAPEFSLASRPASDEPAKKPATKAAAKPAPTKLAAKDSKAVKAAEDAAKTKNGKTVTKAEDTKTPAKATASASRIYVQLAGGANADQMNREYDRIRKAKPALFKARTPMVSAVKGWSRLVVGPFKDSDAAQDFVNDLHGAKLSGFVWNAPAGLKLDKLTTK; encoded by the coding sequence ATGACTAGATTTTCTGTTGCGCTGGCGGCGGCGGTGCTGCTGCCGGCAGGCGCGAGCGCGCAATATATCGGCGGACGCCCGCCCGAGCCGCCGCCCGCGCCGGTCGCGGGCGCCAACGAGACGCCTGAAGCGGCGCTGGCCCGCAATATTCGCCTGATCGCGATCAATCCGCGCAATTACGACGCGCAGCTGGCGGCCGGGCGCGCCGCGCTGCGGCTCGGCGATCCGCAGGCGGCGATCGGCTTTTTCGGGCGGGCCGAGGAGATCAATGCCAATCATTGGGCGCCCAAGGCGGGGCAGGGCTCGGCGATGGCGCAGATGGGCGAAGCGCAGGCCGCGCTCGGGCTGTTCGAACAGGCCCAGGCGCTGGGCGCGACCCAGACGCTGATCGCGCTCGACCGTGGGCTGGCGTTCGACCTGCTCGGCATGCAGCCGCAGGCGCAGAACGATTATCGCGCGGTGATCGCCGGGCCCGATCAGGCCGAGGCGCGCCGGCGTCTGGCGCTCAGCCTCGCCATTTCGGGCCGGAAGGCGGAAGCGCTGGCGGCGCTCGATCCGCTTCTGGCGCAGCGCGATGCCGGTGCCCGCCGCGCCCGCGCCTTCATTCTCGCGCTCGGCGGCGATGTCGACGGGGCGAGGGCGGCGATCGCCCTGATGCTGCCGGGCACCAGCAGCGGTTTCGACCCGTTCCTGCGCCGCCTGCCGACCCTTAATCCGGGGCAGAAGGCCGCCGCGGTGCATCTTGGCATCATGCCGGCCGAAGGCGCGGCGCTGGCGGCGCTGCAGGCGACCGAGCCGGCACCCGCTCCCGCGCCTGCCCCCGTCGCGCCGGTCCGCACCGCCCGCGCCCGCACGGTCGTCGCCAAGCCGGCTCCGGAACCGCTGAAGGTCGTCGAGGCGACGCCGGCTGCCGCCACGTCCGACGGCGACCGCCTCGCCTCGATCGAGACCACGCTGACAAGGCTGCCCCCGCCGCCCCCCGCGCCCAAGCCGATCGTCGAACGCACCCCCGCGCGGCGCACCACGACGCCGGCTCCCGAATTCTCCCTCGCCAGCCGTCCGGCGAGTGACGAGCCGGCCAAGAAGCCGGCCACCAAGGCCGCCGCCAAGCCCGCCCCGACCAAGCTCGCCGCCAAGGACAGCAAGGCGGTCAAGGCCGCCGAGGACGCCGCCAAGACCAAGAACGGCAAGACCGTGACCAAGGCCGAGGACACCAAGACGCCGGCCAAGGCCACCGCTTCTGCCTCGCGCATCTACGTTCAGCTTGCGGGCGGCGCCAATGCCGACCAGATGAACCGCGAATATGACCGCATCCGCAAGGCCAAGCCGGCCTTGTTCAAGGCCCGCACGCCGATGGTCTCGGCGGTCAAGGGCTGGTCGCGCCTGGTCGTCGGCCCCTTCAAGGACAGCGATGCCGCGCAGGACTTCGTCAACGACCTGCACGGCGCCAAGTTGTCGGGCTTCGTCTGGAACGCGCCCGCCGGCCTTAAGCTCGACAAGCTCACCACCAAGTGA
- the ftsZ gene encoding cell division protein FtsZ, with protein MSIDFVRPAVDELKPRITVIGVGGAGGNAIANMINADVQGVDFAVANTDAQALNASSADRRIQLGHKITQGLGAGARPEIGRAAAEEAMEEIERALEGAHMCFIAAGMGGGTGTGAAPVMAKAARDKGILTVGVVTKPFAFEGSRRTRAAEAGIAELQQHVDTLIVIPNQNLFRLANSDTTFKEAFQMADEVLQQGVRGITDLMVMPGLINLDFADVRSVMGEMGKAMMGTGEASGDNRAIEAAEKAISNPLLDGVSMKGAKGVIISITGGEDMRLMEVDEAASHIKELVDPDANIIWGSAFNNDLDGKIRVSVVATGIEAEEATKATPSTSGQTAGTKVFTFPARSTTATATPAPTATTTSAPTAAAPAPLDLGDETGSDELLLDSEDILTSPVGTPPIAPPKDEETPAPKREAGTLFERMSSMARAGGKIEDEPTPSLRREPLDIPRFLNRQGNQ; from the coding sequence ATGAGCATCGATTTTGTCCGGCCAGCGGTCGACGAGCTGAAGCCCCGCATCACCGTGATCGGTGTCGGCGGAGCGGGCGGCAACGCCATTGCCAATATGATCAACGCCGACGTCCAGGGCGTCGATTTCGCGGTCGCCAATACCGACGCGCAGGCGCTGAATGCCTCGTCGGCGGATCGCCGGATCCAGCTTGGCCACAAGATCACCCAGGGTCTCGGCGCCGGCGCGCGTCCGGAAATCGGCCGGGCCGCCGCTGAAGAAGCGATGGAAGAGATCGAGCGGGCGCTGGAAGGCGCGCACATGTGCTTCATCGCCGCCGGCATGGGCGGCGGCACCGGCACCGGTGCGGCCCCGGTCATGGCCAAGGCCGCGCGCGACAAGGGCATCCTCACCGTCGGCGTGGTGACCAAGCCGTTCGCATTCGAAGGCAGCCGGCGCACCCGCGCCGCCGAAGCCGGCATCGCCGAGCTGCAGCAGCACGTCGACACATTGATCGTCATTCCGAACCAGAACCTGTTCCGCCTCGCCAATTCGGACACGACCTTCAAGGAAGCGTTCCAGATGGCCGACGAGGTCCTCCAGCAGGGCGTTCGCGGGATTACCGACCTGATGGTCATGCCGGGCCTCATCAACCTCGACTTCGCCGACGTCCGCTCGGTGATGGGCGAGATGGGCAAGGCGATGATGGGCACCGGCGAAGCGTCGGGCGACAACCGCGCGATCGAGGCCGCCGAAAAGGCGATCTCCAACCCGCTTCTCGACGGCGTCAGCATGAAGGGCGCCAAGGGCGTCATCATCTCGATCACCGGCGGCGAGGACATGCGCCTGATGGAAGTCGACGAGGCCGCCAGCCACATCAAGGAACTGGTCGACCCCGACGCCAACATCATCTGGGGCTCGGCCTTCAACAACGACCTCGACGGCAAGATCCGCGTGTCGGTCGTCGCCACCGGCATCGAAGCCGAGGAAGCCACCAAGGCCACCCCGAGCACCAGCGGCCAGACCGCCGGCACCAAAGTGTTCACCTTCCCGGCCCGTTCGACCACCGCGACGGCGACCCCGGCTCCGACGGCCACCACCACGTCGGCGCCGACCGCGGCCGCGCCGGCGCCGCTCGATCTCGGTGACGAGACCGGCAGCGACGAATTGCTGCTCGACAGCGAGGATATCCTGACCAGCCCGGTCGGCACCCCGCCGATCGCGCCGCCCAAGGACGAGGAAACCCCTGCGCCCAAGCGCGAGGCCGGCACCCTGTTCGAACGGATGAGCAGCATGGCCCGCGCCGGCGGCAAGATCGAGGACGAGCCCACGCCGAGCCTCCGCCGCGAACCGCTCGACATCCCGCGCTTCCTGAACCGCCAGGGCAACCAGTAA
- the ftsA gene encoding cell division protein FtsA, with protein sequence MAKHDAPLLIGALDIGSSKVSALVCTLDEEGRPRVLGTGQRQSRGVKRGFITDMEATEVAVREAVEQAERMSQQNIEDVWASYGAGGLSSGLATVEVEIGGHQIEPSDVDALLESGRGAVDRPGQVVLHATPALYTIDDVHGVRSPVGMHASRLGVDIHVIAADEAPLRNVDLTIRQAHLGVRAIVASPVAAALACLSNEERDLGVALVELGAEVTNVSLHAGGMLVALRSIPLGAKDITDDIAAAFGVRRRDAERIKCFHGSAMTSPRDNHEVVEALPIGSEDGTEPLRISRAQLMTVIRQRVERITAEIDEALKDMGFVKPVGGQVVLTGGGAELKNIADYMQGVLGRAVRVGRPRAITGLPDAHSGPAFSSLVGLAILTTQSRSDDLVFPRARAERAGGGLLARMVSIMRGNKA encoded by the coding sequence ATGGCCAAGCATGATGCGCCGCTGTTGATCGGCGCCCTCGACATCGGGTCGTCCAAGGTTTCCGCGCTCGTCTGCACGCTGGACGAGGAAGGCCGCCCGCGCGTGCTCGGCACCGGCCAGCGCCAGAGCCGGGGGGTGAAGCGCGGCTTCATCACCGACATGGAAGCGACCGAAGTCGCCGTCCGCGAAGCGGTCGAACAAGCCGAGCGGATGAGCCAGCAGAACATCGAGGACGTGTGGGCGAGCTATGGCGCCGGCGGCCTCAGCAGCGGCCTTGCTACCGTCGAGGTCGAGATCGGCGGCCATCAGATCGAGCCGAGCGATGTCGATGCGCTGCTCGAAAGCGGTCGCGGCGCGGTGGATCGGCCGGGACAGGTCGTGCTTCACGCGACGCCCGCGCTTTATACCATCGACGACGTTCACGGCGTCCGTTCGCCGGTCGGGATGCACGCCAGCCGGCTCGGCGTCGATATTCATGTCATTGCCGCCGATGAAGCCCCCTTGCGCAACGTCGACCTGACTATCCGCCAGGCGCATTTGGGCGTCCGCGCCATCGTCGCCTCGCCGGTCGCCGCCGCGCTTGCCTGCCTCAGCAACGAAGAACGCGATCTGGGCGTCGCCCTGGTCGAGCTTGGTGCCGAGGTCACCAACGTGTCGCTGCATGCCGGCGGGATGCTGGTTGCGCTGCGGTCGATCCCGCTGGGCGCCAAGGACATCACCGACGACATCGCCGCCGCCTTTGGCGTCCGCCGCCGCGATGCCGAGCGGATCAAATGCTTCCACGGCTCGGCCATGACGAGCCCCCGCGACAATCACGAGGTGGTCGAAGCGCTGCCGATCGGGTCGGAAGACGGGACCGAGCCGCTGCGGATCAGCCGGGCGCAGTTGATGACCGTGATCCGCCAGCGGGTCGAGCGAATCACCGCCGAGATCGACGAAGCGCTAAAGGACATGGGCTTCGTGAAGCCGGTCGGCGGGCAGGTCGTGCTGACCGGCGGCGGCGCGGAGCTCAAGAATATCGCCGATTACATGCAGGGCGTGCTCGGCCGCGCGGTCCGGGTCGGCCGGCCGCGCGCGATCACGGGCCTTCCCGACGCGCACAGCGGACCCGCCTTCAGCAGCCTGGTCGGCCTCGCCATCCTCACCACCCAGTCGCGCAGCGACGATCTGGTCTTCCCGCGTGCGCGCGCCGAGCGGGCGGGCGGCGGTTTGCTGGCGCGCATGGTGTCGATCATGCGCGGCAACAAGGCGTGA
- a CDS encoding cell division protein FtsQ/DivIB, with protein sequence MNAQTIRRPAASKGRGGAKPRARKAPVKAAPSPWPEGSGKLARYAFIALVAVMAIVALIALDLPGKALRATGAATGEAGFKVASYQIVGIKNLDRRKVDAVVTDELRRAAEEAPIGTDEPAQALVDLDRIRDSLLQFGWVKDARVSRRLPDGLVIDLIERTPTAVWQHQGRLNLIDGEGVVLDAVPVDRMPELTLLIGPDANRHAMALSKLLDSVPTLKPQIASATWIGGRRWDLSFSTGEIVSLPETDAAATKALKRFAKMDRSVGLLGRDMIRFDLRVPGKMIVRVPPGATPPPAGTVENAN encoded by the coding sequence GTGAACGCACAGACCATCCGGCGCCCTGCCGCCAGCAAGGGCCGCGGCGGTGCCAAGCCCCGCGCCCGCAAGGCGCCGGTCAAGGCCGCGCCCTCGCCGTGGCCCGAGGGCAGCGGCAAGCTTGCCCGCTATGCCTTTATCGCATTGGTCGCGGTGATGGCGATCGTCGCGCTGATCGCGCTCGACCTGCCGGGCAAGGCGCTTCGCGCCACCGGCGCCGCCACCGGCGAAGCGGGGTTCAAGGTCGCGAGCTACCAGATCGTCGGGATCAAGAATCTCGACCGCCGCAAGGTCGATGCCGTGGTCACCGACGAGCTTCGCCGCGCGGCGGAGGAAGCGCCGATCGGGACCGACGAGCCGGCGCAGGCGCTGGTCGACCTCGACCGCATTCGCGACAGCCTGCTTCAGTTCGGCTGGGTAAAGGACGCCCGCGTGTCGCGCCGCCTGCCCGACGGGCTGGTCATCGACCTCATCGAGCGCACCCCCACCGCGGTGTGGCAGCATCAGGGCCGCCTCAACCTCATCGACGGCGAGGGCGTGGTGCTCGATGCCGTGCCGGTCGACCGGATGCCCGAGTTGACGCTGCTGATCGGCCCCGACGCCAACCGCCATGCCATGGCGCTCAGCAAGCTGCTCGACAGCGTGCCCACCCTCAAACCCCAGATCGCCTCGGCGACCTGGATCGGGGGGCGGCGCTGGGATTTGAGCTTCTCCACCGGTGAGATCGTGTCGCTTCCCGAAACCGACGCCGCGGCGACTAAGGCGCTGAAGCGCTTCGCCAAGATGGATCGCTCGGTCGGCCTGCTCGGGCGCGACATGATCCGCTTCGACCTTCGCGTGCCCGGCAAGATGATCGTCCGGGTGCCGCCCGGCGCCACCCCGCCGCCCGCCGGCACGGTGGAGAATGCGAACTGA
- a CDS encoding D-alanine--D-alanine ligase, whose amino-acid sequence MNKDLHVVVLMGGWSSEREVSLMSGKGVANALRERGWSNVTEVDMDRNVAARLTELKPDVVFNALHGHPGEDGTVQGMLDLMQIPYTHSGLSTSAIAIDKELTKLLLVPAGVRMPVGTMVRSETLYERDPIPRPYVLKPVNEGSSVGVAIIHEGGNHGSPIGRGTPGPWNDFDELLAEPFIRGRELTVAVLGDEALCVTELKPKADFYDFAAKYTDGLTEHVCPADVPAEIAQAMLDMALDAHRALGCKGASRSDFRWDDEQGEAGLYLLEVNTQPGMTPLSLVPEQAKQRGISYGELVERIIAEALQ is encoded by the coding sequence GTGAATAAGGACCTGCATGTCGTCGTCCTGATGGGCGGCTGGTCCTCCGAGCGCGAGGTGTCGCTGATGAGCGGCAAGGGCGTCGCCAACGCACTCCGCGAACGCGGCTGGTCCAACGTCACCGAAGTCGACATGGACCGCAACGTCGCCGCGCGGCTGACCGAGCTGAAGCCCGACGTCGTGTTCAATGCGCTCCATGGCCATCCGGGCGAGGACGGCACGGTCCAGGGCATGCTCGACCTGATGCAGATCCCCTACACCCACAGCGGGCTTAGCACCTCGGCCATCGCGATCGACAAGGAGCTGACAAAGCTGCTGCTGGTCCCCGCCGGGGTACGGATGCCCGTGGGCACGATGGTCCGGTCCGAGACGCTGTACGAGCGCGATCCGATCCCCCGGCCTTACGTGCTGAAGCCGGTCAACGAGGGCTCCTCGGTCGGCGTCGCGATCATTCATGAGGGCGGCAATCACGGCTCACCTATCGGGCGCGGCACGCCGGGGCCGTGGAACGACTTCGATGAATTGCTCGCCGAGCCCTTCATCAGGGGCCGCGAGCTGACGGTCGCGGTGCTGGGTGACGAGGCGCTATGCGTCACCGAACTCAAGCCCAAGGCCGATTTCTACGATTTCGCCGCCAAATATACCGACGGCCTGACCGAGCATGTCTGCCCCGCCGACGTGCCTGCCGAGATCGCGCAGGCGATGCTCGACATGGCGCTCGACGCCCACCGCGCATTGGGCTGCAAGGGCGCGAGCCGGTCGGACTTCCGCTGGGACGACGAGCAGGGCGAGGCGGGGCTGTACTTGCTTGAGGTCAATACCCAGCCGGGCATGACGCCGCTCAGCCTCGTGCCCGAGCAGGCCAAGCAGCGCGGCATATCCTATGGCGAGCTGGTCGAACGGATTATCGCCGAGGCGCTTCAGTGA
- the murB gene encoding UDP-N-acetylmuramate dehydrogenase → MSETNLIGPERSAEREVEGPARQGASTSLSTNEIRGRVTPQAPLAPLVWFKSGGAAETLFEPADVADLQAFLRDLDPATPVMALGLGSNLIVRDGGVPGVVVRLGKPFAKVRRVDEVTLECGGGASGILVSSSARDAGIGGIEFLRSIPGTVGGFVRMNGGAYGREVKDILVEAEVVLRSGERVTLSPADLAYTYRHSELPDGAIVVSATFRGEPAEQAAIQAEMDRIAASREASQPLRSKTGGSTFKNPLPNKAWEVIDAAGCRGLTIGGAQVSEKHCNFLLNLGTASSADIEALGEEVRRRVRQHSGTELEWEIQRVGVSERE, encoded by the coding sequence ATGAGCGAGACCAATCTCATTGGTCCTGAGCGTAGCGCGGAGCGCGAAGTCGAAGGGCCGGCGCGCCAAGGTGCTTCGACTTCTCTCAGCACAAACGAGATCAGGGGAAGAGTGACGCCGCAGGCCCCGCTTGCGCCGTTGGTGTGGTTCAAGTCGGGCGGCGCGGCGGAAACATTGTTCGAGCCCGCCGACGTCGCCGACCTTCAGGCGTTCCTGCGCGACCTCGATCCTGCGACGCCGGTGATGGCGCTCGGCCTCGGCTCCAATCTCATCGTCCGCGATGGAGGGGTGCCGGGCGTGGTGGTGCGGCTCGGCAAGCCCTTCGCCAAGGTGCGGCGGGTCGATGAGGTCACGCTGGAATGCGGCGGCGGGGCGTCGGGCATTCTCGTTTCTTCCTCGGCGCGCGATGCCGGGATCGGCGGGATCGAGTTCCTCCGCTCGATCCCAGGCACGGTCGGCGGGTTCGTGCGGATGAACGGCGGCGCTTATGGCCGCGAGGTGAAGGACATTCTGGTCGAGGCTGAGGTCGTGCTCCGCTCGGGCGAGCGCGTCACGCTATCGCCTGCCGACCTTGCCTATACCTATCGTCATTCCGAGCTTCCCGACGGCGCCATCGTCGTCTCGGCGACCTTTCGCGGGGAACCTGCCGAGCAGGCCGCCATCCAGGCTGAAATGGACCGCATCGCCGCCAGCCGCGAAGCGAGCCAACCGCTGCGCAGCAAGACCGGCGGATCGACCTTCAAGAACCCGCTGCCGAACAAGGCGTGGGAAGTGATCGACGCCGCCGGCTGCCGCGGCCTGACGATTGGCGGCGCACAGGTCAGCGAGAAACATTGCAACTTCCTCCTCAACCTCGGTACCGCGAGCAGCGCGGACATCGAAGCGCTTGGCGAGGAAGTTCGGCGCCGGGTCCGTCAGCACAGCGGCACCGAGTTAGAGTGGGAAATACAGCGCGTGGGAGTGAGCGAGCGTGAATAA
- the murC gene encoding UDP-N-acetylmuramate--L-alanine ligase, whose protein sequence is MKAVGTDIGTIHFVGIGGIGMSGIAEVMHHLGYKVQGSDASESYVTEGLRKAGIPVMIGQSADNLGEAAVVVTSTAIRPDNPEVEEAARRRLPRVRRAEMLAELMRMQNTVAVAGTHGKTTTTSMVAALLDAGGLDPTVINGGIINAYGSNARLGNGEWMVVEADESDGSFLRLDGTIAVVTNIDPEHLDHYGSFDAAKDAFVEFIENVPFYGLAVLCIDHPEVANLLSRIKDRRVVTYGFSASADLRAENVKTEGGVTRFDALVLERSGERRRIEGITLPMPGRHNVQNALAAVAVGLELGLGDDKIAGGFERFGGVKRRFTRVGEVGGTVIIDDYAHHPVEIRAVLSAARDSTAGRVIAVVQPHRFTRLRDLMEDFANAFNEADTVLVAPVYAAGEEPIEGVDAAALAEGIRAHGHRMVHAVSGPEELARCLRDLAADGDLVICMGAGDITKWAAGLADAVAYERSHKSEPAHA, encoded by the coding sequence ATGAAGGCGGTCGGCACCGACATCGGCACCATTCATTTCGTCGGCATCGGCGGGATCGGCATGTCCGGCATCGCCGAGGTAATGCATCACCTGGGCTACAAGGTGCAGGGGTCCGACGCGTCCGAAAGCTATGTCACCGAAGGGCTGCGCAAGGCCGGGATCCCGGTGATGATCGGGCAAAGCGCGGACAATCTCGGCGAAGCGGCGGTGGTGGTTACCTCCACCGCCATTCGCCCCGACAATCCGGAAGTGGAGGAGGCCGCCCGCCGCCGTTTGCCGCGCGTCCGCCGCGCCGAAATGCTGGCCGAGCTGATGCGGATGCAGAACACGGTCGCGGTGGCCGGCACCCACGGCAAGACCACCACCACCTCGATGGTCGCCGCCCTGCTCGACGCCGGGGGGCTCGATCCCACGGTCATCAACGGCGGGATCATCAACGCCTATGGCTCCAACGCCCGGCTCGGCAACGGCGAATGGATGGTGGTCGAGGCCGACGAAAGCGACGGCAGCTTCCTCAGGCTCGACGGGACCATCGCGGTGGTCACCAACATCGATCCCGAGCATCTCGATCATTACGGTAGCTTCGACGCCGCCAAGGACGCGTTCGTCGAGTTCATCGAGAACGTTCCATTCTATGGTCTCGCGGTTCTGTGCATCGACCATCCCGAGGTCGCCAACCTCTTGAGCCGGATCAAGGACCGCCGGGTCGTCACCTACGGCTTCTCCGCCTCGGCTGACCTGCGCGCCGAGAACGTCAAGACCGAGGGCGGGGTGACCCGTTTCGACGCGCTGGTGCTCGAACGCTCGGGCGAGCGGCGGCGGATCGAGGGGATCACGCTGCCGATGCCGGGGCGCCACAATGTCCAGAACGCGCTGGCGGCGGTGGCGGTGGGGCTCGAACTCGGCCTCGGCGACGACAAGATCGCCGGCGGGTTCGAGCGGTTCGGCGGGGTCAAACGACGCTTTACCCGCGTCGGCGAGGTTGGCGGCACCGTCATCATCGACGATTACGCGCATCACCCGGTCGAAATCCGCGCCGTCCTGTCCGCCGCGCGCGATAGCACGGCGGGGCGGGTCATCGCCGTGGTCCAGCCGCACCGCTTCACTCGCTTGCGCGACCTGATGGAAGATTTCGCCAACGCCTTCAACGAGGCGGACACAGTGCTGGTCGCGCCCGTCTATGCCGCGGGCGAGGAGCCGATCGAAGGCGTCGACGCCGCCGCGCTGGCCGAAGGCATCCGTGCCCACGGGCATCGCATGGTGCACGCCGTCTCGGGACCGGAAGAACTGGCGCGATGCCTGCGCGATCTCGCGGCCGACGGCGATCTCGTGATCTGCATGGGAGCGGGCGACATTACCAAATGGGCCGCCGGGCTGGCCGACGCGGTGGCGTATGAACGCAGCCACAAGTCCGAACCGGCGCACGCATGA